In the Nothobranchius furzeri strain GRZ-AD chromosome 1, NfurGRZ-RIMD1, whole genome shotgun sequence genome, tttgttagtggctccaccctctcggtctcctaggcaacagcatttgttgcatttttcaaacatgaagtgggagtgaagtacgcttcttgtaaggggtgacttgctctttaaaatgttcattttctgcctaaaactgtcagtgttgtgtcgttgtcaggtaaaaactctgctctgcatttgaatttaaatctgccatcgctattggctaagaggtaccctagaatgttagctggtaccatgtgatgtcacaatgtcgttgtgagcctgtgtgtatgtgtgtatttgttagtggctccgccctctcggtctgctaggcaacagcatttgttgcatttttcaaacaggaagtgggagagaagtaatactctggtagggggtgacttgctctttaagtaaaataCATAAACTTCCCCATCTGATAGTTCCTCTCCTTCAGTAGCAGCTTTTAAATCGAGGATGGAGACCCACTTTTTGGTTTGGATTTAAACTCTGTGGGTTAGATGTTGTTGACCTTTTACATAATTTTATTCTGCTTTTACGTGGGTTTGTAGttgtttttgttgattttttgtgtgtgtttttaatttgttACTGTGCATGGACGCATCTTGTCCATTTCCATCTTGTTCCAGTAGCTCGCTTTTCATCAGGGTGCTCTGGTTCACCCTAACCCAGCACCTGATGCACACCTTGTTTGGCCGGGTGACGTCTGAGCTGGCATCTCATTCATTTTGGTTGCTCTAATCATGATATGAGGCGGCCGAGTAGCACCGTGTTCTGCCTTTGGGCCCACACTGGATGCTGGTATAGTTTTGCCCCAGGTCCCCTGCTTGTAAGTCTGGCACTCATCTAGTTTTTTatccagcagtgtgtgtgtgtgtgtgtgtgtgtgtgtgtgtgtgtgtgtgtgtgtgtgtgtgtgtgtgtgtgtgtgtgtgtgtgtgtgtgtgtgtgtgtgtgtgagatacacAGAGACAGAATAAACGAGATGATGAATAAAGACGTTATTCAGACACAAATACACTAATCTGACAAACTGCTGCTTTTCAGAGGGAAACTGAATAAAAGGGAAACGTGATTCCGCTCAACGGAAGATTTTCTGATATATTTGAGTGATTTATCCGTTTTCCGTTGTTGTCCGGTAGGTGGCGGTAGCGCACCAACTCGCTTTATGCCTACTGCTAATAAAGTCACGAAGAAGAATCCTATCGCTGAACTGGATGTAAACAAGAGAGAACCCAGTAGCCGGAACTGTTAACTGTCCGTTCCGAACTGAACTAGACTACTTCTGCGGACCGGACTCGGACAGGCTCAGAGTTCGTGTCCTTTTGGACCTTTTTGTCTCTGAGCGTCGTGCGGAACGACATGGAAGATAACAAGGTGAGAAGCTAACAGACAACTGCTGCTAGCTAGGCTAGGTCAAACTCAAAGCCCTCGGTCTCGGTTCTGACCCGGTTACCGCTGTTGGGAGGGTTCGGGATTCCGATGCAGAAAGCCTGGGGGACCCGAAGGCGTAAGTAACTAGTTACAGGTTAAGGTTGTTTTAACCAGGTCACCAGGCTTTACCAGTCCAAACCCTGACTGGCACGGAGCAGAACCGGAACCGCGGTTGTTACCAACGTTGTCTGTTTTTACTACAGAACCTGATGATCCGGTTCCGGTGGGGGCGATAACCGAGTTAATCCTGTCATCACCAACATGGCTGCAGTCACGTGCCCAGCCTAATGGTCCTCTGTTTGTGCTCAGATGGTGGCAGGAAAATCAAAGAAACCTGGAAAACGCGGCCGCAAGCCAGCGAAGATCGACCTGAAGGCCAAGCTGGAGCGGAGCCGACAGAGTGCCAGAGAGTGCCGGGCCAGGAAGAAACTGCGATACCAGTACCTGGAGGAACTGGTGTCCAGTAAGGAGAGGGCCATCTGCGCTCTGCGAGAGGAGCTGGAGATGGTGAGAAGGAAAACAGCAACGAGAACTTCTGAGGTTTAACAGAAAAGTAACGCGAGATGTAGACTCCCTAAAGAGCAGCAGAAACCATCCGCAGGACCGTGCCCGCAGGCTCAAGAGCGGGATGCTGCTGGACGTCCAGCAGCAGGTGTCTTACCTTGTCTTGTGTCCTCTCTGCAGTACAAGCAGTGGTGCTCGGCCATGGACCAGGGGAAGATCCCGTCAGAAATCAAAGCTCTGCTGACCGGAGATGAGCAGAAGATTCCTCAGAGCAGCGGCGGCACCAAAACATCCAAGAACAAGAACAGCGGCAGCGCTCAAAGTTAAACCGAGAGCGGTGCTTCCCGTCTTCCTCACGCAGGAATTCCTTCTGCCATGTTTCAGCTCACCTGTCACCTGACAGGATCGTCTCCAGGTGACCTGTAAACAGGCAGCTGTTGGGACCCGGACTTCAGATCAGAATTTTTATTAAGTTCCTTCTAAATCTTCCTTTTTGTTTTCCAGAGCAGGAAGTGTCTGATGACGTGTGACTGGATGTTTAGTTAAAACTGATCTTTTTCTCTGATTGGAAGTGAGTGAATCACCTGATTGGTTACAGGTGCGGGACTTACCAAAGCTTCAGGTGGATGTAGAAACCTTTCTGTGGCGTTTGTGAGTTAAAGTCCGTCTGTTGTGGCAATGAGGGTCTGCAGCTTCAGCTGGAATATGTTTTTGTATTTTCTACGAGCTCCACGCATCGGTCTCGTTGGTGTGAAGACGAAGATTGTGACGATAATCAGCAGTTAACTGGTCCCTTCTCTGCAGCGTGATGATTCAAAATTCCTGAAACGTTTGTGCACTTTCCTCTGAAGCACTTTGTGAGATGGTTGTAGAGAATAGTTTTATCTGAACAAATAAAAGCTTTCTCATCTACGTCTCGTTTAGTTTTCTAGTTTCAGCAGCAGAGCCTGGTTCAGGTCTGCAGCTGGGTTCAAACAACTCCAAACATGTTCTTCATTCACCAGTAACTGGTTTAATTTTTAAAGGTCGCTTGTTTAGGTTGTTCCTTTAAAGCAATCCTAAATATAATGAAACAACCTGTAGAAAAGCACTTAAATGTTTGAGTGGGCGAGTCCAGACCCTCTTCTGTCCatcattggctaagaggtaccctagaacgttggctggtaccatatgatgtcactgtgagcctgtgtgtgtgtgtgtatttgttagcggctccgccttctcagtatgctaggcaacagcatttgttgcatttttcaaacaggaattgggagcaagtcaccccctaccagagtattactccacttcctgtttgaaaaatgctgttgcctagcgacCGAGAGGGCggggccgctaacaaatacacacacaggctcacaatgacattgtgacatcatatggtaccagctaacgttctagggtacctcttagccaatagcgatggcagatttaaattcaaatgcagtgcagagtttttacctgacaacgacacaacactgacagttttaggcagattatttacattttaactaagattaactaaagtgccaaaatattgactgcacgtgtctacagagccattagacacacatttatatagtttatcaacaacaataaagttgatttgggggtgacttgctctttaaagagactTTGAAATAGTTCCTATCATAGCAGGTGTGGAccacttcctgaacagcctctgttcagagaaaaatTAACTAAATCCTCCagtactgatgagctaacggctagtctgccgTGACTAAAGAGTGTTTTGATCATCTTCAATCAGCTCCAATTTCCTAAATATCCCAGTGACATATGTGGCTCAGCTTCCGCTGACAGGATGGCCTCTGCTGGACAAAGCTACGTTTAGCTTCTGCTGGACGAAGCTATGTTTAGCTGCTCCTGGAAGAAGCTACGTTTAGCTGCTGCTGGACGAAGCTATGTTTAGCTGCTCCTGGAAGAAGCTACATTTAGCTGCTGCTGGACGAAGCTACGTTTAGCTGCTCCTGGAAGAAGCTACGTTTAGCTGCTGCTGGACGAAGCTACGTTTAGCTGCTGCTGGACGAAGCTACGTTTAGCTGCTGCTGGCCGAAGCTACGTTTAGCTTCTGTTGGACGAAACTACGTTTAGCTGCTATTGGACGAAGCTACGTTTAGCTGCTGCTGGACGAAGCTACGTTTAGCTGCTGCTGGACGAAGCTATGtttagctgctgctggaagaagcTACGTTTAGCTGCTTCTGGACGAAGCTACGTTTAGCTTTTGTTGGATGAAGCTACATTTAGCTGCTCCTGGAAGAAGCTACGTTTAGCTGCTGCTGGACGAAGCTACATTTAGCTGCTGCTGGACGAAGCTACGTTTATCTGCTGTTGGAAGAAGCTACGTTTAGCTTTTTTTGGATGAAGCTACATTTAGCTGCTGCTGGACGAAGCTACGTTTAGCTTCTGCTGGGCGAAGCTACGTTTAGCAGCTGCTGGATGAAGCTACGTTTAGCGTCTGCTGGACGAAGCTACATTTAGCGTCTGCTGGAAGAAGCTACGTTTAGCTGCTGTTGGACGAAACTACGTTTAGCTGCTTCTGGATGAAGCTACGTTTAGCTGCTTCTGGACGAAGCTACGTTTAGCTGCTTCTGGACGAAGCTACGTTTAACTTTTGTTGGATGAAGCTACATTTAGCTGCTCCTGGAAGAAGCTACGTTTAGCTGCTGCTGGACGAAGCTACGTTTAGCTGCTTCTGGATGAAGCTACGTTTAGCTGTTGCTGGACGAAGCTACGTTTAGCTGCTTCTGGACGAAGCTACGTTTAGCTGTTGCTGGACGAAGCTACATTTAGCTGCTGCTGGACGAAGCTACGTTTACCTTCCATTGGGCGAAGCTACGTTTAGCTGCTGCTGGACGAAGCTACGTTTAGCTGCTGCTGGAGTTCATTACACTGTCAGTAACCAGACATCCATAACAACCAATAAAGagctctttataaataaatacagaATTCTTTATCAATATCTATGatgtaaataaaccaaaaatgcaTGTGGAAAAGCACAGAATTCCATAGAACAGGAATAACTAGCCATTAGCCCGTGTGTCAGAACCTTGCTTTTCTCTGCTGAGGCTGTCTACACTGGGTGAGATTTAGTTACAAGTTTCACACAGAAACACGTTTCTGCTAGCACAACCCAGGATCTCTGCTGTTGCTAAGCAACACATGATGCCAGAAGTAATAAATAAGCTTTTACTACAGAAGCAAACCAGATGCAGTCACAACAGTTCACTGATATTTGGTCAACACACATTAAAAAAATCAGTGACAAAAACAGTCCATCAAAGCAGAACGCCGGAATAATTTCAGATTCAGATGAAACGGGCGGCTAACCGGAGTCCCACAAGAAGCCCTTTTCACATGTTACCCCTCGTTCCAGCTGACTGGCGCCTCCCACGAGAGCACAGAGTGAGCAGAAGTTTGTttctgtaccggtctgttgtggtggaaAGAGGACTGAGCTGGAAGGTAAAAGCTCTCGGTTTACCGGTCATCTAcattcccaccctcacctatggtcacgagctgtgGGTAGTGACTCAAAGAACTCACCCTGTAatcgggaggttgcaggttcgagccccacttagtctgtcgctgtcgtcgtgtccttgggaaGAGGGACCTGTGGAGCCTGTGCTTGGCAGACTTGcttctgtcagagcgccccaaggcagctgtggctacagtgtagctcatcgccaccaaggtgtgaatgtgtgaatgactgattgtgttgtaaagggccttggggggttcctggaCACTAGATGGCGCTATATTGAACACAGGCCCTTTACCATAGAAGCAGCCAAAGTGAGTTGCTCCGCAGGGCGGCTGGCTCTCCcttaagagatagggtgagaaattgtgtgggagggactcggagtagacttGACTCGTTCTCTGTGTAgaccagaggacgagtctggcaggtcaggctgGTGCCTCTCAGCTGGCCCAGGTGCCTGGGTGGGggaggtctgggcctccctgcttaggctgctgccccggcgacccgaccccggatgggCGGAGGAGGATGGACGTGAGTTATCACACACTGTGAACCCATTTCCTTGTTACTAACAATTCAACTAAAACCTGCCAAAATAATGCGACAAGGTTTATTTTGAAGTATGCCGGATGTACTTCCATGAGCCACGCCTCACTTGCTGTCCGGCTCATGTCGTGTCTTTTACTTCATGACAATCAGAGTGCAGGGCCGGAAGAGTAGACTTCATGTGGAAACTCTCCAGAGGTCTGGATCCGCGCAGCGCTGCAGctggtgtgaatgctctgatttTGGTCTGCAGACGCTCTACCGAATCCCGGACAGCATCTGTTCTGCACTGAGAGTGAACGGATTTAGACATAGTTAGGATGCTAGCTTCCAGCTAGTCCATGCGGACGTCGTGCTGCTGACACAGTAGCTTTGTTCGTTTACAGTTTCAAATTGTTCCAAGTCGTTCACACAAACGTGTTTGGAGGGTTGGCGGTCGTGGGCCAAGCTACCTTCTTCTCTTTTGCATCCCGATCAAATGCATCACACGTGGGGTCCTTGGTGATGGTCTTTGCTTGCACCGGGATGTCCACCGCCCCAACATAGTTCTTCTTGGCCATCCGGGAGCTGGCGGTGATGGTGTATGCGTTACTACGGTAGCACTTCATGGACGACATGCAGAATGTCTCCCGCATGCCACGTCTGAAGTTGGCATTGTAGACCGAGTACAGAGTCGGTTTGGACGCCGTGGAGCTGAAGCAGATCCAGGTTATGACTGTGAAGGACAACAGCTCCTGTCTGCTGGGTACATCAGACGCTTTTGGGTGCAACAACTGGACAACGTAGAAGGGCATCCAGGTGAGGAAGAAAACCGAGTTGAGCATGAGGAACATCTTGATGGTCTTGACTTTAGTCCGCGGGACGATGTTCATGGTCCGGCGCACCGTGTGGCCATCAGCACTGATTCTCCAGATGTAGCGAACCACACGTTGGTAGAAAAATATGATCAATGCTGCAGGTATGAAGAAGCCCAGCAGGAGATGAGTAGCAGCATAAGTCACACTGCCCCAGCTGCCTGGAAGGAAAAAGTCACAACGACTGTCTGTAGACATGGAACCATAGAAGAAGAAGCAGGGACAGATAAAGGCGGTGTCAAACAGCCACGAGGCCAGGATCATCTTCTTCGCCTTTTCCCTGGACACCTTGAAGCTGAGGGGATAGACAATCGTGTAGAAGCGGTCTACGGAGATTGAGAGCAAGACATACACCTGAACACCTGGGCAGAGATGCTGCAGGTAGCGCACCACCTTGCAGGCCGCGGCGCTGAGTGTCCAGCGTCCCGCTGCGACCTGCAGCAGGACAAACGGAGCACAGCCCAGGCTCATGAGCAGGTCAGCACAGGCCATCGATACCACAAAGTAGTTGGTGGTGGACTGAGTGCGCCGGCTTCTGTGGATGACCAAACACACGAGCGCATTTCCCAAGACGGAGACCAGCCAGAGAACCGCGAACACCAGGCCCAGGATGGCGATCTCACCCGAAGTCAGTTGGCCCAGGGCAGAGCTGGAGGAGGAGCCTTCAGGGCAGCAGAAGGTGGAGGTGGGTTCAGGAGCCAGGACCGTCGAGTTCTCCCTCTCTGAGTAGTTAAAGGACATCTGACACACGAAAGCTGGAGAGAGCATGGATGGCTTCACAGCAGCTCTGGTGCTGGACTGGGCGAACACCATCGCTACTCCGCTGCTCCACAGAAGAGCTGCGGACACAAACAGGTTCTTGGTTAGAACAACGCAGCAGGAAAGGACTTCTGCTCTACAAGCTCTGAAAGCGCCGACTGACCCACCGGCTCCGTTTGGTGATCTAGAAGATGACCGAGTTAAGCGTGGTTATGACCGAGGGAGGGAGGGGTGGTGAACAGAGGGTGTGAGGACGGTTGGGTTCTGATGGTCATGTGCTGACACGCTGGTTAGAAGTTACATAATTACTACTAGTTAGTCTTTAGTTA is a window encoding:
- the crebl2 gene encoding cAMP-responsive element-binding protein-like 2, which gives rise to MEDNKMVAGKSKKPGKRGRKPAKIDLKAKLERSRQSARECRARKKLRYQYLEELVSSKERAICALREELEMYKQWCSAMDQGKIPSEIKALLTGDEQKIPQSSGGTKTSKNKNSGSAQS
- the gpr19 gene encoding probable G-protein coupled receptor 19 isoform X1 — translated: MCVCIQTGAAGDSGWRSVASASPLLWSSGVAMVFAQSSTRAAVKPSMLSPAFVCQMSFNYSERENSTVLAPEPTSTFCCPEGSSSSSALGQLTSGEIAILGLVFAVLWLVSVLGNALVCLVIHRSRRTQSTTNYFVVSMACADLLMSLGCAPFVLLQVAAGRWTLSAAACKVVRYLQHLCPGVQVYVLLSISVDRFYTIVYPLSFKVSREKAKKMILASWLFDTAFICPCFFFYGSMSTDSRCDFFLPGSWGSVTYAATHLLLGFFIPAALIIFFYQRVVRYIWRISADGHTVRRTMNIVPRTKVKTIKMFLMLNSVFFLTWMPFYVVQLLHPKASDVPSRQELLSFTVITWICFSSTASKPTLYSVYNANFRRGMRETFCMSSMKCYRSNAYTITASSRMAKKNYVGAVDIPVQAKTITKDPTCDAFDRDAKEKKVAWPTTANPPNTFV
- the gpr19 gene encoding probable G-protein coupled receptor 19 isoform X2; translation: MVFAQSSTRAAVKPSMLSPAFVCQMSFNYSERENSTVLAPEPTSTFCCPEGSSSSSALGQLTSGEIAILGLVFAVLWLVSVLGNALVCLVIHRSRRTQSTTNYFVVSMACADLLMSLGCAPFVLLQVAAGRWTLSAAACKVVRYLQHLCPGVQVYVLLSISVDRFYTIVYPLSFKVSREKAKKMILASWLFDTAFICPCFFFYGSMSTDSRCDFFLPGSWGSVTYAATHLLLGFFIPAALIIFFYQRVVRYIWRISADGHTVRRTMNIVPRTKVKTIKMFLMLNSVFFLTWMPFYVVQLLHPKASDVPSRQELLSFTVITWICFSSTASKPTLYSVYNANFRRGMRETFCMSSMKCYRSNAYTITASSRMAKKNYVGAVDIPVQAKTITKDPTCDAFDRDAKEKKVAWPTTANPPNTFV